TCGATTCCGCATGCCCGCCTCATCGCCGTGGAGGGCGCCAAGCATCTCTGGGTGGGGGAGAACCAGACCCGACGGGTGCTCACCGAGATCGTCGCAGCGGTCAACCCGGCGGCGCTCCCGTTGCCGACCCACTGGCCTGCCGAGTGAGCGTCACAGCTCGTTCATGCGTGGAATGAGCACCTGGCGATAGATGATCAGGATGCTCGCCGCGACGGGGATCGCGATGAGCGCCCCGAGAAGCCCGAGGAGGCTTCCGCCGGCAAGCGCCGCCACGACCACGACCGCTCCGGGCACGGCGACGGCTCGGCTCATGATGCGCGGCGAGATCACGTAAGCCTCGATCTGCATGTAGATGAGGTAGTAGATCGCCGCCGCGATCGCGGTCGCCGGAGAGCCGAGCCCCGGGATGAGGCAGACGAGCACGATGATGGTCGACCCGGTGAGGGTCCCGACGAGCGGGATGAGGGAGAAGAAGAAGGCCACGACCGCGAGCACCGCGGGGAACGGCGCCCGGATGATCGACAGGAAGATCATGCTCAGAACGCCGTTGATGACCCCCTGCGACACCTGCCCCATGACGTAGAAGCCGACGGAGTCGGTGATCTGCTCCGCCAGGTCGACGAAGCGCTCGCGCTTCGAGGCCGGGGCGAGCTGGTACACAGCCCGCTTCAGCGATGGAGTCGACGCCGTGAGATAGATCGTGAGGATGAGCACGATGAACGCGCCGAAGAGGCCGCTCAGCACGGCGCCGCTCGCGACGAGCACGCCCTGTCCGATCGAACCGCCGATCTCGGTGAGGTTCGTCGTGAGCCAGGACTCGACGTTGGTGAAGATGTCGTCGACGAGCAGGTTCGGGAACGTGTCCTTCATCCAGTCCTTGAGGTCGTCGATCGCGGTGCCCCGTTGCACGATCGCCGTGATCTGCGCGACGAGCTGGGAGATCTGATCGACGAGCACGGGCAGCACGATCAGAACGATTCCCACGAACACCGCCAGAACGCCGAGGATCGTGACGAGCACTGCGAGCCATCGCGGGAGCCGCCGTCGTTCCAGGAAGGACACGAGCGGGTCGAGGCCGAGGCTCAAGAACAACGCCGTGCCCACGTAGAGGAGGATGGTCGACAGGCTCTGCAGGCTGCCGATGAGGACGATGCCCAGGCCCACTCCGAGCGTCGCGACCAGCGCGGTGCGGAACGGGTTGTGGATTTTCATCGGGTGCTCCTCGGAGTGGCGGACGTTCACAGGCTACCGACGTCGAGCACGCTCCGCTGTCAGACCCTCCGGGCGCCGGCGACGGCACCTCGTGGGCAACACACAGGTGCTTTCGCTAGTCTGAAATGTCGAGTGTTGCGACCGTGGACTCACCCGCTGGTCGCGTGAGGAGACTATTCGTGCGTTTCGTATGGGCCGTCGTGGCCTTCGTGGTGGCCCTCGGGCTGATCGGCGCCGGCATCGCTCAGCGGACGATCTTCCTTGGACCGTCCTCGCAGCAGGTGAGTGTGGAGGTCGGCGACCCGGCTCCGTTCATCATGATCGACGGCGCCGTGCTCCGCGAGCACCCCGGCACGCAGACGCTCCTCATCCGCGGTGAGGGGGACATCTTCGCCGCGTACGGCCGCACCGCCGACATGAAGGCGTGGCTCGCCGACACGGATTACAACCACGTGACCATGAACAAGAAGGGCGCCATCGACGTCGAGCTGGTGCCCGCAGCATCGCAGGGCGACTCGTCGACGACGCCGTCGGAGACCCCAGCGCCCGACGAGGGCGCCGAGGGAGCGGATGCTCCTCCTGCGGACGCCGCGGCCGCGGGGCGCAATCCCTCCGGATCGGACCTGTGGCTCGACTCGTACACCGACAAGGACGCGCTGATCGCCGATGACCTGATGCTCCCCGAAGGTGTGAGCATGCTCGTCGCATACGACGGCTCGAAGGCGGCGCCGGACGACATCACCGTCTCGTGGCCGCTCGACACCTCGACCCCCGCCGCGGGCCCCCTCGTCGCCTCCGGCGTCGTGGTGCTGCTGATCGGGCTGGTGCTGTACATCCTCGGCATCCGTCATCAGCGGCGCGGGCGTGGTCCGCGCCGCAAGGGGCCGGGCCCGCTGCCCGTGACCGAGCCGATCGACCTGGAGGCGATCCCGGCAGCCGATCGGGCAGCCATCTCGGGCCCGGGATCCCGTGACGACGCTGCTCCCGACGGCGCAACGAACCCGGAGACCCCGGGGGCGAAGAATGAGGATGGAGCGCCCTCTCGCGAGGGGACGTCCGAGATGCGCTCTCGGCCCGCGCGTCGGTCTCGTCGGCGGATGCTGGCGGTGCCCGCTCTTGGTCTCACCGCCCTTCTCGCCGCCGGCTGTTCCGCCGACTCGTGGCCGCAGCTGGGGACGCCGAGTGCGGAACCCACGCCGACCCCGACGGTGATCGCGCCGGAGAACCAGAAGCCACCGGCGGTCACGGAAGCGCAGGCGACGCGGATCCTCGGAGAGATCTCGTCGACGCTCTCGCAAGCGGACGCCGCTCTGGACATCGAACTGGCCAAGACGCGCCTCGACGGCTCGGCGCTGGCGGCGAGGACCACCGAATACCGCCTTCGCGCGGCGATCCCCGAGACGCCGGCCCCGACGGCCATCCCGACCGACGACGTGCAGGTGATCCTCCCAGAGGCCACCGACCGCTGGCCGCGAACCGTCCTCACGGTCTCGAAGAACAAGGGCTCCGACGACTCGCCGCAGGTGCTTCTCACGATGACCCAGGCCGACCCGTGGTCGAACTACAAGGTCACCAACATCGCAGACGTGTCCTCCGACAAGCTCGAGCTCAACGTGGCGGCGGCCTGGCTGGGCACCGCACTCGTCCCGGCGGATTCCGCGTTCCTCAGCATCGCCCCCGGCAAGCTCGCCGCGGCGTTCTCGGACGTCGTCGATGAGGCCGACAAGAGCGCATCGGCGTCTTCGTTCGATGAGCAGACGCTGGCGCTCGCCCAGTCGATCCGGGACAGCAGACAGGGCATCGTGCAGAAGCTCGCCGACAGCGGAGCATCCGAGACGTCGCAGGCGACCTTCGACATGACGCCGTACGACGCGGCACCTCCGGTGGCGCTGACGACGCTCGACAGCGGCGCGATCGTCGGAGTCTCCGTCGTCGACACGCAGCGCGTGACGCCGAC
This Microbacterium sp. XT11 DNA region includes the following protein-coding sequences:
- a CDS encoding AI-2E family transporter, producing MKIHNPFRTALVATLGVGLGIVLIGSLQSLSTILLYVGTALFLSLGLDPLVSFLERRRLPRWLAVLVTILGVLAVFVGIVLIVLPVLVDQISQLVAQITAIVQRGTAIDDLKDWMKDTFPNLLVDDIFTNVESWLTTNLTEIGGSIGQGVLVASGAVLSGLFGAFIVLILTIYLTASTPSLKRAVYQLAPASKRERFVDLAEQITDSVGFYVMGQVSQGVINGVLSMIFLSIIRAPFPAVLAVVAFFFSLIPLVGTLTGSTIIVLVCLIPGLGSPATAIAAAIYYLIYMQIEAYVISPRIMSRAVAVPGAVVVVAALAGGSLLGLLGALIAIPVAASILIIYRQVLIPRMNEL